A single Amphiprion ocellaris isolate individual 3 ecotype Okinawa chromosome 1, ASM2253959v1, whole genome shotgun sequence DNA region contains:
- the btbd10b gene encoding BTB/POZ domain-containing protein 10 isoform X3 gives MSLHGASGGCDRSRDRRRSSDRSRDSSHEREGQLTPCIRNVTSPTRQHNSDRERDGGPSSRPSSPRPQRVSPSGSSSSGVVSSRNSSLSSTEGTFKSLGVGEMVFVYENPKEGGASATVGNRNIRTSERVTLIVDNTRFVVDPSIFTAQPNTMLGRMFGSGREHNFTRPNEKGEYEVAEGISSTVFRAILDYYKSGMIRCPDGISIPELREACDYLCISFDYSTIKCRDLSALMHELSNDGARRQFEFYLEEMVLPLMVASAQSGERECHIVVLTDDDVVDWDEEYPPQMGEEYSQIIYSTKLYRFFKYIENRDVAKSVLKERGLKKIRLGIEGYPTYKEKVKKRPGGRPEVIYNYVQRPFIRMSWEKEEGKSRHVDFQCVKSKSITNLAAAAADIPQDQLVVMHPGPQVDELDILPNHPPSGNHYSNNYSNEPDPDAPSPAV, from the exons ATGAGCCTGCATGGTGCCAGTGGGGGCTGTGACCGCTCACGTGACCGCCGCCGCTCCAGCGATCGCTCCAGGGACTCTTCACATGAGAGAGAAGGCCAGCTCACTCCCTGCATCCGCAACGTCACTTCACCCACCCGCCAACACAACAGTG ACCGTGAACGAGATGGTGGCCCGTCATCGAGGCCCAGTAGTCCACGACCTCAGAGAGTCTCACCCAGTGGCTCCAGCAGCAGCGGGGTGGTGAGCAGTCGGAACAGCAGCTTGTCCAGTACTGAAGGCACCTTCAAAAGCCTGGGAGTTGGAGAAATGGTTTTTGTCTATGAGAATCCTAAGGAAGGAGGTGCAAGTGCCACTGTTGGAAATCGAAACATTAGGACCTCGGAGAGAGTCACTCTGATTGTTGACAACACACGCTTTGTAGTAGATCCTTCTATCTTCACGGCACAACCCAATACCATGTTGGGCAG AATGTTTGGATCTGGAAGGGAACACAATTTTACACGCCCCAATGAGAAGGGAGAGTATGAGGTGGCCGAGGGCATTAGCTCAACAGTTTTCAGAGCAATTCTG GATTACTACAAATCTGGGATGATCCGTTGTCCTGATGGAATCTCTATCCCTGAGTTGCGGGAGGCATGTGACTATCTATGCATCTCCTTCGACTACAGCACCATCAAATGCAGAGACCTTA GTGCCCTGATGCATGAGCTGTCCAATGATGGAGCTCGGCGTCAGTTTGAGTTTTACCTTGAGGAAATGGTTTTACCTTTGATGGTGGCTAGTGCTCAGAGTGGAGAGAGGGAATGTCACATTGTGGTTCTTACTGATGATGATGTGGTGGACTGGGATGAAGAATACCCACCACAAATGGGAGAGGAGTACTCACAGA TCATTTACAGCACAAAACTGTACAGATTTTTCAAGTATATCGAGAACCGAGATGTTGCCAAATCAGTATTAAAGGAGAGAGGATTGAAGAAAATACGACTGGGCATTGAAG GTTACCCCACATATAAAGAGAAAGTCAAAAAACGACCAGGAGGTCGTCCAGAGGTCATTTACAACTACGTCCAGAGGCCCTTCATCCGCATGTCCTGGGAAAAGGAGGAGGGTAAAAGCCGCCATGTGGACTTCCAGTGTGTTAAATCTAAGTCCATCACCAACctggcggcagcagcagcagacatccCCCAAGACCAGCTGGTGGTGATGCACCCCGGCCCCCAGGTTGATGAACTGGACATCCTACCTAATCACCCACCTAGTGGGAATCACTAcagcaacaactacagcaaTGAGCCTGATCCTGATGCACCTTCACCTGCTGTCTGA
- the btbd10b gene encoding BTB/POZ domain-containing protein 10 isoform X2 produces the protein MAARLQSYDSNSSDTENWERKATSRPRKLCKHSSQARASRVEAEQRKMSLHGASGGCDRSRDRRRSSDRSRDSSHEREGQLTPCIRNVTSPTRQHNSDRERDGGPSSRPSSPRPQRVSPSGSSSSGVVSSRNSSLSSTEGTFKSLGVGEMVFVYENPKEGGASATVGNRNIRTSERVTLIVDNTRFVVDPSIFTAQPNTMLGRMFGSGREHNFTRPNEKGEYEVAEGISSTVFRAILDYYKSGMIRCPDGISIPELREACDYLCISFDYSTIKCRDLSALMHELSNDGARRQFEFYLEEMVLPLMVASAQSGERECHIVVLTDDDVVDWDEEYPPQMGEEYSQIIYSTKLYRFFKYIENRDVAKSVLKERGLKKIRLGIEGYPTYKEKVKKRPGGRPEVIYNYVQRPFIRMSWEKEEGKSRHVDFQCVKSKSITNLAAAAADIPQDQLVVMHPGPQVDELDILPNHPPSGNHYSNNYSNEPDPDAPSPAV, from the exons ATGGCAGCACGTCTGCAGTCATATGACAGTAACTCCAGTGACACCGAAAACTGGGAACGAAAAGCAACGAGCCGACCTCGCAAACTCTGCAAGCATTCGAG TCAGGCCCGAGCATCTCGAGTGGAGGCAGAACAGAGGAAGATGAGCCTGCATGGTGCCAGTGGGGGCTGTGACCGCTCACGTGACCGCCGCCGCTCCAGCGATCGCTCCAGGGACTCTTCACATGAGAGAGAAGGCCAGCTCACTCCCTGCATCCGCAACGTCACTTCACCCACCCGCCAACACAACAGTG ACCGTGAACGAGATGGTGGCCCGTCATCGAGGCCCAGTAGTCCACGACCTCAGAGAGTCTCACCCAGTGGCTCCAGCAGCAGCGGGGTGGTGAGCAGTCGGAACAGCAGCTTGTCCAGTACTGAAGGCACCTTCAAAAGCCTGGGAGTTGGAGAAATGGTTTTTGTCTATGAGAATCCTAAGGAAGGAGGTGCAAGTGCCACTGTTGGAAATCGAAACATTAGGACCTCGGAGAGAGTCACTCTGATTGTTGACAACACACGCTTTGTAGTAGATCCTTCTATCTTCACGGCACAACCCAATACCATGTTGGGCAG AATGTTTGGATCTGGAAGGGAACACAATTTTACACGCCCCAATGAGAAGGGAGAGTATGAGGTGGCCGAGGGCATTAGCTCAACAGTTTTCAGAGCAATTCTG GATTACTACAAATCTGGGATGATCCGTTGTCCTGATGGAATCTCTATCCCTGAGTTGCGGGAGGCATGTGACTATCTATGCATCTCCTTCGACTACAGCACCATCAAATGCAGAGACCTTA GTGCCCTGATGCATGAGCTGTCCAATGATGGAGCTCGGCGTCAGTTTGAGTTTTACCTTGAGGAAATGGTTTTACCTTTGATGGTGGCTAGTGCTCAGAGTGGAGAGAGGGAATGTCACATTGTGGTTCTTACTGATGATGATGTGGTGGACTGGGATGAAGAATACCCACCACAAATGGGAGAGGAGTACTCACAGA TCATTTACAGCACAAAACTGTACAGATTTTTCAAGTATATCGAGAACCGAGATGTTGCCAAATCAGTATTAAAGGAGAGAGGATTGAAGAAAATACGACTGGGCATTGAAG GTTACCCCACATATAAAGAGAAAGTCAAAAAACGACCAGGAGGTCGTCCAGAGGTCATTTACAACTACGTCCAGAGGCCCTTCATCCGCATGTCCTGGGAAAAGGAGGAGGGTAAAAGCCGCCATGTGGACTTCCAGTGTGTTAAATCTAAGTCCATCACCAACctggcggcagcagcagcagacatccCCCAAGACCAGCTGGTGGTGATGCACCCCGGCCCCCAGGTTGATGAACTGGACATCCTACCTAATCACCCACCTAGTGGGAATCACTAcagcaacaactacagcaaTGAGCCTGATCCTGATGCACCTTCACCTGCTGTCTGA
- the bmal1b gene encoding basic helix-loop-helix ARNT like 1b — protein sequence MDISSMSSRSNNLINSSTAKTSRKFSCERKANSTKYLNCDDKQGCHKDVRRTHSQLEKRRRDKMNSFIDEMASLVPTCKTKSGKVDKLSVLRMAVQHMKTLQGSAANCCTEFHHKPAFLSDEQLKHLILRAADGFLFVVDCERGKILFVSESVHKILHYSQNELTGKSLFDYLHPKDISKIKEQLSSADTAPQETDISEKGGLSPKADISPGSFRFSSGVRRSFFCRMKCNRNAEDETFSSTDRRRFCTIHSTGYLKNWPSTVVDLDENNEPDNDGCNLSCLVAVGRLHPQAVLQPLQNPIKIKPLEFVSRHAIDGNFVFVDQRATAVLAYLPQELLGTSLYEYLHEDDITHLAECHRQGVHQTNS from the exons ATGGACATTTCATCTATGTCCTCTCGATCCAACAACCTGATCAACAGCTCCACTGCCAAAACCAGCAGGAAGTTCTCCTGCGAAAGGAAAGCAAATTCCACCAAATACTT GAACTGTGATGACAAGCAAGGCTGTCATAAGGATGTCAG GAGGACTCATAGTCAGTTAGAGAAGAGACGCAGGGACAAGATGAACAGCTTCATTGATGAGATGGCATCATTAGTACCCACATGCAAAACTAAATCAGGCAAAGTGGACAAACTCTCAGTCTTGCGGATGGCGGTCCAGCACATGAAGACATTACAAG GTTCTGCTGCCAATTGTTGCACAGAATTTCATCACAAACCTGCTTTCTTATCAGATGAGCAGCTCAAACACCTAATACTGAGG GCAGCTGATGGCTTCCTGTTTGTTGTTGACtgtgaaagaggaaaaatactGTTTGTTTCTGAATCAGTACACAAGATCCTACACTACAGTCAG AATGAGCTGACTGGAAAAAGCCTCTTTGATTACCTGCACCCTAAAGACATCAGCAAAATCAAGGAGCAGCTGTCCTCAGCAGATACTGCACCACAAGAGACTGATATCAGTGAAAAAG gtgGTCTTTCACCGAAGGCAGACATCAGCCCAGGGTCTTTCAGATTTTCTTCGGGGGTGAGACGTTCATTTTTCTGCAGGATGAAGTGCAACAGAAATGCAGAAGATGAAACATTTTCCTCAACAG ATCGTAGAAGATTCTGCACCATCCATAGCACAGGTTACCTAAAAAACTGGCCCTCCACTGTGGTGGATCTGGATGAAAATAACGAGCCGGACAATGATGGATGTAACTTAAGCTGCCTGGTGGCTGTCGGTCGGTTACATCCTCAAGCTGTTCTGCAGCCGCTGCAGAATCCCATCAAGATCAAACCCTTGGAGTTTGTTTCACGTCATGCTATTGATGGAAATTTTGTCTTCGTTGATCAAAG gGCTACTGCTGTCCTGGCTTATCTTCCTCAGGAGCTGCTGGGAACGTCGCTCTATGAATACCTTCATGAAGATGATATTACTCATTTAGCAGAATGTCACAGGCAAGGTGTGCATCAAACCAACAGCTAA
- the btbd10b gene encoding BTB/POZ domain-containing protein 10 isoform X1, whose product MAARLQSYDSNSSDTENWERKATSRPRKLCKHSSSQARASRVEAEQRKMSLHGASGGCDRSRDRRRSSDRSRDSSHEREGQLTPCIRNVTSPTRQHNSDRERDGGPSSRPSSPRPQRVSPSGSSSSGVVSSRNSSLSSTEGTFKSLGVGEMVFVYENPKEGGASATVGNRNIRTSERVTLIVDNTRFVVDPSIFTAQPNTMLGRMFGSGREHNFTRPNEKGEYEVAEGISSTVFRAILDYYKSGMIRCPDGISIPELREACDYLCISFDYSTIKCRDLSALMHELSNDGARRQFEFYLEEMVLPLMVASAQSGERECHIVVLTDDDVVDWDEEYPPQMGEEYSQIIYSTKLYRFFKYIENRDVAKSVLKERGLKKIRLGIEGYPTYKEKVKKRPGGRPEVIYNYVQRPFIRMSWEKEEGKSRHVDFQCVKSKSITNLAAAAADIPQDQLVVMHPGPQVDELDILPNHPPSGNHYSNNYSNEPDPDAPSPAV is encoded by the exons ATGGCAGCACGTCTGCAGTCATATGACAGTAACTCCAGTGACACCGAAAACTGGGAACGAAAAGCAACGAGCCGACCTCGCAAACTCTGCAAGCATTCGAG CAGTCAGGCCCGAGCATCTCGAGTGGAGGCAGAACAGAGGAAGATGAGCCTGCATGGTGCCAGTGGGGGCTGTGACCGCTCACGTGACCGCCGCCGCTCCAGCGATCGCTCCAGGGACTCTTCACATGAGAGAGAAGGCCAGCTCACTCCCTGCATCCGCAACGTCACTTCACCCACCCGCCAACACAACAGTG ACCGTGAACGAGATGGTGGCCCGTCATCGAGGCCCAGTAGTCCACGACCTCAGAGAGTCTCACCCAGTGGCTCCAGCAGCAGCGGGGTGGTGAGCAGTCGGAACAGCAGCTTGTCCAGTACTGAAGGCACCTTCAAAAGCCTGGGAGTTGGAGAAATGGTTTTTGTCTATGAGAATCCTAAGGAAGGAGGTGCAAGTGCCACTGTTGGAAATCGAAACATTAGGACCTCGGAGAGAGTCACTCTGATTGTTGACAACACACGCTTTGTAGTAGATCCTTCTATCTTCACGGCACAACCCAATACCATGTTGGGCAG AATGTTTGGATCTGGAAGGGAACACAATTTTACACGCCCCAATGAGAAGGGAGAGTATGAGGTGGCCGAGGGCATTAGCTCAACAGTTTTCAGAGCAATTCTG GATTACTACAAATCTGGGATGATCCGTTGTCCTGATGGAATCTCTATCCCTGAGTTGCGGGAGGCATGTGACTATCTATGCATCTCCTTCGACTACAGCACCATCAAATGCAGAGACCTTA GTGCCCTGATGCATGAGCTGTCCAATGATGGAGCTCGGCGTCAGTTTGAGTTTTACCTTGAGGAAATGGTTTTACCTTTGATGGTGGCTAGTGCTCAGAGTGGAGAGAGGGAATGTCACATTGTGGTTCTTACTGATGATGATGTGGTGGACTGGGATGAAGAATACCCACCACAAATGGGAGAGGAGTACTCACAGA TCATTTACAGCACAAAACTGTACAGATTTTTCAAGTATATCGAGAACCGAGATGTTGCCAAATCAGTATTAAAGGAGAGAGGATTGAAGAAAATACGACTGGGCATTGAAG GTTACCCCACATATAAAGAGAAAGTCAAAAAACGACCAGGAGGTCGTCCAGAGGTCATTTACAACTACGTCCAGAGGCCCTTCATCCGCATGTCCTGGGAAAAGGAGGAGGGTAAAAGCCGCCATGTGGACTTCCAGTGTGTTAAATCTAAGTCCATCACCAACctggcggcagcagcagcagacatccCCCAAGACCAGCTGGTGGTGATGCACCCCGGCCCCCAGGTTGATGAACTGGACATCCTACCTAATCACCCACCTAGTGGGAATCACTAcagcaacaactacagcaaTGAGCCTGATCCTGATGCACCTTCACCTGCTGTCTGA